One genomic segment of Pseudomonas sp. RU47 includes these proteins:
- a CDS encoding SDR family oxidoreductase, with amino-acid sequence MSNIQNKVVLITGASSGIGEAAARLIAAKGAHVVLGARRTERLDKLVGEIQAEGGSASARALDVTDLQSMHAFVTFAKAQHGKVDVIINNAGVMPLSPLTSLKVDEWNQMLDVNVRGVLHGIAAVLPDMEAQGFGQVINISSIGGLAVSPTAAVYCATKFAVRAISDGLRQETDKIRVTVVCPGVVESELADTISDEVAREEMKAFRRVALNADAIARALAYAIDQPDDVDVSEIVVRPTASPH; translated from the coding sequence ATGTCGAACATTCAAAACAAAGTCGTCCTGATTACCGGTGCAAGCAGTGGTATTGGCGAAGCGGCGGCCAGATTGATCGCCGCCAAAGGTGCCCATGTGGTACTCGGCGCCCGCCGTACCGAACGTCTGGACAAACTGGTCGGCGAGATCCAGGCCGAAGGAGGCTCGGCCAGTGCCCGCGCACTGGACGTGACGGATCTGCAATCCATGCACGCCTTCGTGACATTCGCCAAGGCGCAACATGGCAAGGTCGATGTGATCATCAACAATGCAGGCGTGATGCCCCTGTCGCCTTTGACTTCGTTGAAGGTCGATGAGTGGAACCAGATGCTCGATGTCAACGTTCGCGGCGTGCTGCACGGTATCGCCGCCGTTTTGCCGGACATGGAGGCACAAGGTTTCGGCCAGGTCATCAATATCTCGTCGATTGGCGGTCTCGCGGTTTCTCCGACCGCCGCGGTGTACTGCGCGACCAAATTTGCGGTCAGGGCGATCTCGGATGGCTTGCGCCAGGAAACGGACAAGATCCGCGTCACGGTGGTGTGCCCGGGGGTCGTCGAGTCCGAACTGGCCGATACCATCTCTGATGAGGTGGCACGCGAGGAAATGAAAGCCTTTCGGCGTGTCGCGCTCAACGCCGACGCCATCGCGCGAGCGCTCGCCTATGCCATCGACCAGCCCGACGATGTCGATGTGAGTGAAATTGTGGTTCGTCCGACCGCCAGCCCTCACTGA
- a CDS encoding phospholipase D family protein: MKTRQPLFIFLLLVLLFAGCATVNVSHEPSQALPARDSAFGRSVLAQAAPHQGKSGFRLLSESAEAFSARAELIRNAQSSLDLQYYIVHDGISTRLLVSELLNAADRGVRVRILLDDTTSDDLDRIIATLAAHPLIQVRVFNPLHLGRSTVVTRTMGRLFDLSQQHRRMHNKLWVVDNCVAIVGGRNLGDEYFDAQPDKNFKDIDMLSVGPVAEHLGHSFDQYWNSALSKPIEQFLSFRPSLRDLKNSRTRLDESLEETRKQNHALYQQLMTYTTHPRLHVWRQELIWAWNTAMWDAPSKVLAKGEPASHLLLATQLAPELNGVSKELIMVSAYMVPGQPGVVYLTDRADAGVSISLLTNSLEATDVPAAHGAYAPYRQTLLEHGVQLFELRRQSGDNGDSDDRGGGARLFHSGSSNSSDSSLHSKAMIFDQQKAFLGSFNFDSRSLLWNTEVGVLVDNPQLAGRVRELALEGMAPALSYHTVLENNQMVWVTEDDGKQHTLTKEPGSWWRHFNAWLSSAIGLERML, encoded by the coding sequence GTGAAAACCCGACAGCCACTGTTTATCTTTCTGTTGCTTGTCTTGCTCTTTGCCGGTTGTGCGACCGTCAATGTTTCTCATGAACCCAGTCAGGCCCTGCCAGCGCGCGATTCGGCATTCGGTCGTTCTGTCCTGGCTCAGGCCGCTCCCCATCAGGGTAAATCGGGCTTTCGCTTGTTGTCCGAGAGTGCCGAGGCGTTCTCGGCCCGCGCCGAATTGATTCGTAACGCGCAAAGCAGCCTCGACTTGCAGTACTACATCGTCCACGACGGTATCAGCACGCGATTACTGGTGAGCGAACTGCTGAACGCCGCCGACCGCGGCGTGCGCGTGAGGATTTTGCTTGATGACACCACCAGCGATGACCTCGACCGGATTATCGCGACGCTGGCTGCGCACCCGTTGATTCAGGTTCGTGTGTTCAACCCGCTGCACCTGGGCCGCAGCACCGTCGTGACACGGACGATGGGCCGGCTGTTCGACCTGTCGCAGCAACATCGACGCATGCACAACAAACTATGGGTGGTGGACAACTGCGTGGCCATCGTCGGCGGGCGCAATTTGGGCGACGAGTATTTTGATGCGCAGCCCGACAAGAATTTCAAAGACATCGATATGCTCAGTGTCGGCCCGGTTGCCGAGCATCTGGGGCATAGTTTTGACCAGTATTGGAATAGTGCGCTGAGCAAGCCCATCGAGCAGTTTCTCTCGTTCAGACCGTCGCTCAGGGACCTGAAAAACAGCCGCACCCGGCTGGATGAATCCCTGGAGGAAACGCGCAAGCAGAATCATGCGCTTTACCAGCAACTGATGACCTACACCACGCATCCACGCCTGCATGTCTGGCGTCAGGAGCTGATCTGGGCCTGGAACACAGCGATGTGGGATGCACCGAGCAAGGTCTTGGCGAAGGGCGAACCCGCCTCGCACTTGCTGTTGGCCACCCAGTTGGCGCCTGAACTCAACGGGGTCAGCAAGGAGCTGATCATGGTGTCAGCCTACATGGTGCCCGGTCAGCCGGGAGTGGTGTACTTGACCGACCGTGCCGACGCCGGCGTGTCGATCAGCTTGCTGACCAACTCACTGGAGGCCACCGATGTGCCCGCCGCCCACGGTGCGTACGCTCCGTATCGGCAAACCTTGCTGGAGCATGGCGTGCAGTTGTTCGAGCTACGGCGCCAATCCGGCGACAATGGTGACAGCGACGACAGAGGCGGCGGGGCGCGCCTGTTTCACAGCGGATCTTCCAACAGTTCAGACTCCAGCCTGCACAGCAAGGCGATGATTTTCGACCAGCAGAAAGCATTCCTCGGCTCGTTCAATTTCGACTCGCGCTCACTCTTGTGGAACACCGAAGTCGGGGTGCTGGTCGATAATCCGCAACTCGCCGGACGGGTGCGAGAACTGGCTCTGGAAGGTATGGCTCCGGCGCTCAGTTACCACACTGTGCTGGAAAACAATCAGATGGTCTGGGTCACCGAGGATGACGGTAAACAGCATACGTTGACCAAGGAGCCGGGGAGTTGGTGGCGGCACTTCAATGCGTGGCTCAGCAGCGCCATCGGGCTGGAAAGGATGTTATAG
- a CDS encoding DUF5329 domain-containing protein: MVRLFSLLLVVAGSGLTAIVPDAQGQTDPQATQEIKALLDFVEHSPCQFVRNGIEYPGPRARVHLQQKLDYLEGKNRVHSAEDFIDLAATESSLSGRAYAVRCKEKVEPASAWLKRELQRQRQLH; the protein is encoded by the coding sequence ATGGTGCGGCTTTTCAGCCTGTTGCTAGTGGTTGCGGGCAGCGGCCTTACCGCCATCGTTCCGGATGCGCAGGGCCAAACCGACCCGCAAGCCACCCAAGAGATAAAGGCCTTGCTGGACTTTGTCGAACACAGCCCGTGTCAGTTCGTGCGTAACGGAATCGAATACCCGGGACCCCGCGCGCGGGTGCATCTACAGCAGAAGCTGGATTATCTGGAAGGCAAAAACAGGGTGCACAGCGCGGAAGACTTCATCGATCTTGCTGCCACTGAAAGCAGCCTGAGTGGCCGAGCGTATGCGGTGCGATGTAAAGAAAAAGTAGAGCCAGCAAGCGCCTGGTTAAAGAGGGAACTGCAGAGGCAGCGGCAACTGCATTGA
- a CDS encoding AAA domain-containing protein has translation MASIQVDGEDKTAQISDWAIRWSDRDAFLQLTCHYPSRKKYTRPLSNCLVSPTRELSNVLLHKRGGTKPIVSATIYGERYAVVHYPGGKKPYVHKMDGIGFTAPTAMRDTPVFRYLTAVAQARQSHGKSQDDREIADNVVRQLEKLPAIAGTALQAYCTGRNGTLAPGQGLIYPFGLNESQLKAVERAFSAQVSVIEGPPGTGKTQTILNILANILLRGQTVAVLSNNNAAVENVYEKLEKYGLGHLVAKLGNQSKRQAFFDDLPAWTPSAPEAAPSLDEVQNLLARLKQHLQDHNRAAQLQIELDELVIERRYLQQWQAESAVQATGTLDKYGLTPRKTADLMAYLAYLGEQRIHLKDRIELLFKFRIFRTRPFADAEARMAVFHALQMHYYDKSLRDKEAQLQACRDSLARANFTALLKELTTASMQHLKHHLQLQVPPSDSFDVKTYCERFDTFMQRFPILGSGTHSIVNSIAPGAVLDYVIIDEASLQDIVPGILPLGCAKNLIVVGDNRQLPHIPVTLGLQAPAEAYDCERYSLLDSCIAVFQDALPRTLLKEHYRCHPRIIQFCNQQFYDNALVPMTEDNGEAPLRLVVTAKGNHARKNTNLRELDSLLKVLEEEGQPVGMDGEGRGYIAPYRAQVNLSGTHLPADFVKDTVHKFQGRECDEIVFSTVLDKKRYNQGRTRLDFVDDPRMINVAVSRAKHRFTLVTGDEVFTGNNGHIAALIRYISYYAQDEQIVRAPVVSAFDLLYREYDQSLARLDARLRPEDSRYKSEQIVARLLREALSAPACQALKYHTQIQLDQLASPAGLDWTQPQQAFMRRASCDFVIYFKVGKQPIGVIEVDGGYHDHPVQAARDAMKNEILAKSGIPILRLRTVESGIERRIGDFIGQWARPANGA, from the coding sequence ATGGCTTCGATTCAGGTAGATGGTGAGGACAAGACCGCACAGATCAGCGACTGGGCGATTCGCTGGAGCGACAGGGACGCATTTCTGCAACTGACCTGTCACTATCCCTCCAGGAAAAAATACACCCGCCCGCTCAGTAATTGTCTGGTTTCGCCCACCCGCGAGTTGAGCAATGTCTTGCTGCACAAGCGCGGCGGCACCAAGCCCATCGTCAGCGCTACGATTTACGGCGAGCGCTATGCCGTCGTGCACTACCCGGGCGGCAAAAAACCTTATGTTCACAAAATGGACGGCATCGGCTTTACCGCTCCGACAGCGATGCGGGACACGCCGGTCTTCCGCTATCTCACTGCCGTGGCGCAAGCCCGACAGAGTCACGGTAAGTCGCAGGATGATCGTGAAATTGCCGACAATGTGGTGCGTCAGCTCGAAAAACTGCCCGCCATCGCTGGCACTGCCTTGCAAGCCTACTGTACGGGACGCAACGGCACGCTGGCGCCGGGGCAGGGGCTGATCTATCCGTTCGGGCTGAACGAGAGTCAGCTTAAGGCCGTCGAGCGGGCATTCAGCGCGCAAGTCAGCGTGATCGAAGGGCCGCCAGGAACCGGCAAGACCCAGACGATCCTCAACATCCTCGCCAACATTCTGTTACGCGGACAGACAGTCGCAGTGTTGTCCAACAACAATGCTGCCGTGGAGAACGTCTACGAAAAGCTGGAGAAATACGGCCTGGGCCACCTGGTCGCCAAGCTTGGCAACCAGAGCAAACGCCAGGCCTTCTTCGACGACCTGCCTGCGTGGACGCCAAGTGCGCCCGAGGCGGCACCATCCCTCGATGAGGTCCAGAACCTGCTGGCACGCTTGAAGCAGCACCTGCAAGACCACAACAGGGCGGCGCAACTGCAAATCGAGCTGGACGAGCTGGTCATCGAGCGGCGCTACCTGCAGCAGTGGCAGGCAGAAAGCGCTGTACAGGCCACCGGTACGCTCGACAAGTACGGCCTGACACCGCGCAAGACTGCAGACCTCATGGCCTACCTGGCTTACCTCGGCGAACAGCGCATCCATCTCAAAGACCGTATCGAGCTACTGTTCAAATTCAGGATCTTTCGCACCAGGCCATTCGCCGACGCCGAGGCGCGCATGGCCGTTTTCCATGCCCTGCAAATGCATTACTACGACAAGTCGCTCCGGGACAAGGAAGCGCAGCTGCAGGCGTGCCGTGATTCGTTGGCGCGCGCGAATTTCACGGCGCTGCTCAAAGAACTGACAACCGCATCGATGCAGCATCTCAAGCACCACCTGCAACTTCAGGTCCCGCCGTCGGACAGTTTTGATGTCAAAACCTACTGCGAGCGTTTCGATACCTTTATGCAGCGCTTCCCTATCCTGGGCAGCGGCACGCACTCCATCGTCAATTCGATCGCGCCGGGAGCGGTCCTCGATTACGTGATCATCGATGAAGCCTCTTTGCAGGACATCGTACCGGGCATCCTGCCGCTGGGCTGCGCAAAGAACCTGATCGTCGTGGGCGACAACCGCCAGTTGCCGCATATCCCCGTGACGCTGGGGCTGCAAGCGCCCGCCGAGGCCTACGATTGCGAGCGCTACAGCTTGCTCGATTCGTGCATTGCGGTGTTCCAGGACGCGCTGCCCAGAACCCTGCTGAAAGAGCATTACCGCTGCCACCCCAGGATCATCCAGTTCTGCAACCAGCAGTTTTACGACAACGCACTGGTGCCGATGACCGAGGACAACGGCGAAGCGCCCCTGCGTCTGGTGGTGACGGCCAAGGGCAACCACGCCCGGAAGAACACCAACCTTCGGGAACTGGACTCCCTGCTGAAGGTGCTAGAAGAGGAGGGGCAACCCGTCGGAATGGACGGTGAAGGCCGCGGTTACATTGCCCCGTACAGGGCACAAGTTAATCTGTCCGGCACGCACTTGCCGGCGGATTTCGTCAAGGACACCGTGCACAAGTTTCAGGGGCGCGAGTGCGACGAGATCGTGTTTTCCACCGTGCTCGACAAGAAGCGCTACAACCAGGGGCGAACACGCCTGGATTTCGTCGACGACCCGCGCATGATCAACGTGGCCGTTTCGCGGGCCAAACATCGCTTCACCCTGGTAACCGGCGATGAGGTGTTCACGGGCAACAATGGCCACATTGCTGCGCTGATCCGCTACATCAGCTATTACGCGCAAGACGAGCAGATCGTGCGGGCGCCGGTGGTCTCGGCATTCGACTTGCTGTACCGCGAGTACGACCAGTCTCTGGCACGCCTGGACGCTCGCTTGCGGCCTGAGGATTCACGCTACAAGTCCGAGCAGATCGTGGCCCGGTTGCTGCGCGAGGCACTGTCGGCCCCGGCGTGCCAGGCATTGAAATACCACACACAGATTCAGCTGGATCAGCTTGCATCACCGGCTGGCCTCGACTGGACGCAGCCCCAACAGGCGTTCATGCGGCGCGCCAGTTGCGATTTCGTGATCTATTTCAAAGTGGGCAAGCAACCGATAGGAGTGATCGAAGTCGATGGCGGGTACCACGACCACCCCGTACAGGCCGCTCGGGACGCCATGAAAAATGAGATTCTGGCTAAGAGCGGCATTCCCATTCTGCGGCTGCGGACCGTTGAGAGTGGCATTGAGCGCAGAATTGGCGACTTTATCGGGCAGTGGGCCCGTCCCGCGAATGGCGCATAA
- a CDS encoding DUF2867 domain-containing protein: MANTSPAHTLSALPDLDYYHSSSMPLPVEITTLDAWNFMRAKPGLFMRLAFRTRDVISSLFGVKRIGGFSGARRETVQTGEKLDFFLVEHTAPDLLVLSVRDRHLDVMICLSITDCVFTITSSVVTHNVFGRIYMLPVGLVHKLLVNRDLGRLKRNLERE; the protein is encoded by the coding sequence ATGGCCAACACATCACCCGCTCACACCCTGAGTGCATTGCCCGATCTTGATTACTATCACAGCAGTTCGATGCCTCTACCTGTTGAGATAACCACTCTTGATGCCTGGAACTTCATGAGGGCCAAGCCGGGGCTGTTCATGCGACTGGCTTTTCGGACGAGGGACGTGATTTCCTCACTGTTCGGGGTGAAGCGCATCGGCGGGTTCTCCGGCGCCAGGCGAGAAACCGTACAGACTGGAGAAAAGCTGGATTTTTTTCTGGTGGAGCATACTGCCCCCGACCTGCTCGTTCTGAGCGTGCGCGACCGACATCTGGATGTCATGATTTGCCTTTCGATAACAGATTGTGTGTTTACGATCACATCCTCTGTCGTAACGCATAACGTCTTTGGGCGCATCTACATGTTGCCGGTGGGTTTGGTCCATAAGTTGCTGGTCAATAGGGACCTTGGGCGTCTGAAACGAAATCTTGAAAGAGAATAA
- the alaE gene encoding L-alanine exporter AlaE, translating into MADTTALILFFTTTGIINERFIAGMTWDQVLQARLLGAALMIPVARPYGLWRDWVMTRAGPGRVSRLLWDSIALVSFQVPIYAAIIAFSGASGEGLMRGTLGAAVMMLVLGRPYGAFLNGVRRLFGLPPGGDRPMSLKG; encoded by the coding sequence TTGGCAGACACCACGGCGCTGATCCTGTTTTTCACCACCACCGGCATCATCAATGAACGTTTCATTGCCGGCATGACGTGGGATCAGGTTCTGCAGGCGCGCCTGCTGGGTGCGGCGCTGATGATTCCGGTCGCACGACCTTACGGCCTATGGCGGGATTGGGTGATGACGCGCGCCGGTCCAGGTCGGGTGTCGAGGTTGTTGTGGGACAGCATCGCCCTGGTCAGTTTTCAGGTGCCGATCTATGCCGCGATCATTGCCTTCAGTGGTGCATCGGGCGAAGGATTGATGCGCGGCACGCTGGGTGCGGCGGTGATGATGCTGGTTCTGGGGCGGCCTTATGGGGCGTTTCTTAACGGGGTGCGGAGGCTGTTTGGCTTGCCTCCGGGTGGGGACAGACCGATGTCGTTGAAGGGTTGA
- a CDS encoding LysR family transcriptional regulator yields MDIEELQTFVEVADAGGISQAALRLGVSKSIVSRRLARLEAELGVQLLARSTRGASLTEAGATFRDYAARVCSEIDIAKETILPAGALRGRLRVAVPLSFGPTHFAPVLAEMARRHPQLHMQTCYSDRFVDLITEGYDCAIRVGYLQDSNLIARRIGPVYTKLVASPDYIKAHGAPETPDELHAHQALMQGTEAWQFMAADKIITVRPQGRFKADNGTALAAAATAGLGVAYLPDCLTHEHIASGALVPIMTNHPPPPAGAYLLRAPGPHPARKIRVLTDLLIEYFGESPHLAVQPLSQHDEAPAFS; encoded by the coding sequence ATGGATATCGAAGAACTGCAGACCTTCGTGGAAGTGGCGGATGCCGGGGGCATTTCACAGGCAGCACTGCGGCTCGGGGTCTCGAAATCAATCGTCAGCCGCCGTCTGGCCCGGCTCGAAGCAGAACTGGGCGTGCAATTGCTGGCACGCTCGACTCGCGGGGCTTCACTCACTGAGGCTGGCGCGACATTTCGCGATTACGCCGCCCGAGTCTGCAGCGAAATCGACATCGCCAAGGAAACCATCCTGCCCGCCGGCGCCCTGCGCGGTCGCTTGCGCGTAGCAGTGCCGTTGTCGTTCGGGCCGACGCACTTCGCCCCGGTGCTGGCGGAAATGGCTCGCCGTCACCCTCAATTGCACATGCAGACCTGCTATAGCGATCGCTTCGTTGACCTGATTACCGAGGGCTACGATTGCGCCATTCGCGTGGGTTATCTGCAGGACTCCAATTTGATCGCAAGGCGTATCGGCCCGGTCTACACCAAGCTCGTCGCAAGCCCCGACTACATCAAAGCGCACGGCGCCCCAGAAACCCCGGACGAACTGCACGCCCATCAGGCGCTCATGCAAGGCACCGAAGCCTGGCAATTCATGGCGGCTGACAAGATCATCACGGTGCGCCCGCAAGGACGCTTCAAGGCTGACAACGGCACTGCCCTCGCCGCGGCCGCGACTGCCGGCCTCGGCGTCGCCTACTTGCCCGATTGCCTCACCCACGAACACATCGCCTCGGGTGCACTCGTGCCGATCATGACCAACCATCCACCGCCCCCGGCCGGTGCCTACCTCCTCCGCGCGCCAGGCCCGCATCCCGCGCGCAAGATTCGCGTGCTCACTGATCTGCTGATCGAGTACTTCGGCGAATCGCCGCACCTCGCGGTGCAGCCGCTGTCACAGCACGATGAAGCGCCGGCGTTTAGCTGA
- a CDS encoding hydrolase, with amino-acid sequence MASEAIRNPHTDQLLTPENSALIVIDYQPVQVSSIRSMPRDELVFNITSVAKAAVNYNLPIIHSTVNVATGRNKPPIQELQAVLGHLPIYDRTSINSWEDTEFKQAVKALGRKKLIMTALWTEACLTFPVLDAIQEGYEVYVPVDAVGGTSLAAHEAALRRMEQAGAKLISRVQMYCELQRDWAREVTVPGFMGVFENFDGFNAEKALQEAGNKA; translated from the coding sequence ATGGCAAGCGAAGCAATCCGCAACCCCCACACCGATCAACTGCTGACGCCCGAGAATTCAGCATTGATCGTCATCGACTATCAACCGGTTCAGGTGTCCTCGATCCGCTCGATGCCACGCGATGAACTGGTCTTCAACATCACCAGCGTTGCGAAAGCGGCGGTCAACTACAACCTGCCGATCATCCACTCGACCGTCAATGTCGCGACGGGCCGCAACAAACCACCGATTCAAGAGTTGCAAGCGGTGCTTGGTCATCTGCCGATCTATGACCGCACTTCGATCAACAGTTGGGAGGACACCGAGTTCAAGCAGGCAGTCAAAGCGCTCGGGCGCAAGAAACTGATCATGACCGCGCTGTGGACCGAAGCCTGCCTGACCTTCCCGGTGCTCGACGCGATCCAGGAAGGCTATGAGGTTTATGTGCCGGTCGATGCGGTGGGCGGCACATCGCTCGCCGCCCACGAGGCGGCGTTGCGCCGAATGGAACAGGCGGGGGCGAAGCTCATCAGCCGCGTGCAAATGTACTGCGAGCTGCAGCGCGACTGGGCGCGAGAGGTGACCGTGCCTGGCTTCATGGGTGTGTTCGAAAACTTCGACGGCTTCAACGCTGAAAAGGCGCTCCAGGAGGCTGGCAACAAGGCCTGA
- a CDS encoding carbohydrate porin → MLSAVGFSRSDLFKGLLLGVACTTTLPALADNDSDLLTRSTLTGDWGGLRHQMDEQGIKFTGDYSGEMAYNADGGLHRSARYSQNIKLGVQFDLSKLYGVDNAGKVQLTINDRRGNSASEDLVGNRLPIQENYGGLYTRLTELSYERSLFTPALNVKLGYMAMGNDLGGLDSGILCNFMNAGFCGHPLNMSGGSGWTNYPNAHLGVRVKYDLSSSWQLRVAAFNVDPQSNGNSSRAWHLGPKHTTGTVVPIELVYKHAGALPGEYKLGYYYDSSDVKRIGSDKEVSGRGGHYLLIDQAVWNSPTSEGRSLHAFGQYSAASEAASPFSKWYGTGVVLYKPFEGRPRDTVALGYGRAVPNPRSRDVLQDAALNNGTAFPNLDSAEQLIELGYGYQATPWLTLRPNVQYIIEPGAFSGQDIDNALVFGLQVKAAL, encoded by the coding sequence ATGCTATCGGCTGTTGGTTTTTCCCGTTCCGACCTGTTCAAAGGCCTGTTGCTGGGCGTCGCGTGCACCACCACCCTCCCCGCGCTGGCCGATAACGATTCCGATCTGTTGACCCGCAGCACCCTTACCGGTGACTGGGGTGGCTTGCGTCACCAGATGGATGAACAAGGCATCAAGTTCACCGGCGACTACAGCGGTGAAATGGCATACAACGCCGATGGCGGCTTGCATCGCTCGGCGCGCTACTCGCAGAACATCAAGCTCGGCGTGCAGTTCGATCTGAGCAAGTTGTACGGCGTCGACAATGCCGGCAAGGTCCAGCTGACCATCAACGACCGTCGCGGCAACAGCGCTTCGGAAGACCTCGTCGGCAACCGTCTGCCCATTCAGGAAAACTACGGTGGCCTGTATACGCGACTGACCGAACTGAGTTACGAGCGCAGCCTGTTTACCCCGGCGCTCAACGTGAAGCTCGGTTACATGGCCATGGGTAATGACCTCGGCGGCCTCGACAGCGGCATTCTGTGCAACTTCATGAACGCCGGTTTCTGCGGCCATCCGCTGAACATGTCCGGTGGCAGCGGCTGGACCAACTACCCCAATGCCCATTTGGGCGTGCGGGTGAAATACGACCTGTCGTCCTCGTGGCAACTGCGCGTGGCCGCGTTCAACGTCGACCCGCAAAGCAACGGCAACTCCAGCCGCGCCTGGCATCTTGGCCCGAAACACACCACCGGCACCGTGGTGCCGATCGAGCTGGTGTACAAGCATGCGGGCGCCCTGCCCGGCGAATACAAGCTCGGTTACTACTACGACAGCTCCGACGTAAAACGCATTGGCAGCGACAAAGAAGTGTCCGGTCGCGGCGGTCATTACCTGCTGATCGATCAGGCCGTCTGGAACTCGCCGACGTCCGAAGGCCGCAGCCTGCACGCCTTCGGCCAATACTCGGCGGCCAGCGAAGCGGCTTCGCCGTTCAGCAAGTGGTACGGCACCGGGGTGGTTTTGTACAAACCATTCGAAGGTCGCCCGCGTGATACCGTCGCCCTGGGTTACGGCCGCGCCGTGCCGAACCCGCGCAGCCGTGACGTACTGCAGGACGCAGCATTGAACAACGGCACAGCGTTCCCGAACCTGGACAGCGCCGAGCAATTGATCGAACTCGGCTACGGTTATCAAGCCACGCCTTGGCTGACCCTGCGCCCGAATGTGCAGTACATCATCGAGCCGGGCGCGTTTTCCGGGCAGGACATCGACAATGCACTGGTGTTTGGTTTGCAGGTGAAAGCGGCGCTCTGA